A stretch of the Vitis vinifera cultivar Pinot Noir 40024 chromosome 16, ASM3070453v1 genome encodes the following:
- the LOC100253173 gene encoding LEAF RUST 10 DISEASE-RESISTANCE LOCUS RECEPTOR-LIKE PROTEIN KINASE-like 2.3 isoform X2, which translates to MLREAQLVGVGLMTVVIHACFLSVCVAKHHKYQICSPSSCGDMRNISYPFRLQDDPPSCGYPEYELICENNRTMINLHGGKYNGKYLVTQINYHNYTIRVVDPGRKKDNCWISSPLNSIGAYLPYYESPYHLPSEWSAAYFPPSESMFYTIVLMNCEQSIRDDNYIPIIPCNTTGSSSSSPTYAYAVVGEYVSVGDIPYSCTIGTSIIIQPLKSLREPSNLSMSDLQNYMLLGLQLSFLELFCDRQCEMKGRYCYRINVTGNVGFRCYGSRNEHIPDTSEKNWLWKFITNDLFLPFIRLQEEIGNCGYYPCNIPMIGGWILRIIVIGRTMLGMLCLFAYLIYKFHRRHLSLDDSIEEFLRSQKNLQPIKYSYSDIKKMTHNFANKLGQGGFGSVYKGKLRSGRIVAVKVLVMSKANGQDFINEVATIGRIHHVNVVRLVGFCVQGSKWALIYDFMPNGSLDKFIFLKEENNTFLSWERLYKVALGVGRGIEYLHQGCDMQILHFDIKPHNILLDEDFTPKVSDFGLAKLYSTDESMVSLTAARGTLGYIAPELFYKNIGGVSYKADVYSFGMLLMEMVGRRKNVNANAAHSSQIYFPSWIYDRYDQGDNIDLGDATEDENKLVRKMVIVALWCIQMKPIDRPSMSKALEMLEGEVELLEMPPKPTLYSEEMLVEDHMSNPIEAPISLCNSMGTITLDGK; encoded by the exons ATGTTAAGGGAGGCACAACTCGTGGGAGTAGGCCTCATGACAGTAGTCATCCATGCCTGCTTCCTTTCAGTTTGTGTTGCTAAGCATCACAAGTACCAGATATGCAGCCCCTCTTCCTGCGGAGATATGAGGAACATTTCCTACCCTTTTCGATTACAAGACGATCCCCCCAGCTGCGGTTACCCTGAGTATGAATTGATTTGTGAAAACAATCGTACTATGATAAACCTTCATGGTGGGAAATACAATGGGAAATACTTAGTTACCCAGATCAACTACCATAATTATACAATTCGGGTAGTGGATCCTGGGCGAAAGAAGGACAACTGTTGGATCTCCAGTCCTCTTAATTCCATTGGTGCATATTTGCCTTATTATGAATCTCCATATCATTTGCCTTCTGAATGGAGTGCTGCTTATTTTCCGCCTTCTGAATCAATGTTCTATACAATAGTTTTGATGAACTGTGAGCAGTCAATCAGGGATGACAACTACATTCCTATAATTCCATGCAACACTACAGgctcttcctcttcctcaccAACATACGCTTATGCAGTTGTCGGAGAATATGTGTCGGTGGGAGATATTCCGTATTCATGCACCATTGGCACATCTATTATTATTCAACCGTTGAAGTCACTTCGAGAGCCCAGCAATCTTTCGATGTCAGATTTGCAAAATTATATGCTTCTGGGGCTTCAGCTTTCATTTTTGGAACTCTTCTGCGACCGCCAATGCGAAATGAAAGGGCGATATTGCTACCGCATAAATGTCACTGGGAATGTCGGCTTTCGATGCTACGGATCAAGGAACGAACATATCCCGGACACTTCAGAGAAAAATT GGCTTTGGAAGTTTATAACCAATGATTTATTCCTTCCCTTTATTA GACTTCAAGAAGAAATTGGTAATTGCGGATACTATCCCTGCAACATCCCGATGATTG GCGGCTGGATACTGCGTATTATTG TCATAGGAAGGACTATGCTCGGGATGTTGTGTCTATTCGCCTATTTGATTTACAAGTTCCACCGGAGACATCTATCATTAGATGATAGCATTGAAGAATTCTTACGGAGTCAAAAAAATCTCCAACCCATCAAGTACTCGTATTCAGACATAAAGAAGATGACTCATAACTTTGCGAATAAATTAGGTCAAGGAGGTTTTGGCTCTGTATATAAAGGAAAACTTCGAAGTGGTCGCATTGTAGCTGTGAAAGTGCTGGTCATGTCAAAAGCTAATGGACAAGATTTCATCAATGAGGTTGCAACAATAGGAAGAATTCACCATGTTAATGTGGTGAGACTTGTAGGATTTTGTGTACAGGGATCAAAATGGGCACTTATATATGACTTCATGCCCAATGGTTCTCTtgataagtttatttttcttaaagaagaaaataacacttttttaaGCTGGGAAAGGTTGTATAAGGTTGCACTTGGAGTGGGGCGTGGGATTGAATACTTACATCAAGGTTGTGACATGCAAATTCTacattttgatatcaagccacacaatattcttcttgatgaagaCTTTACACcaaaagtttcagattttggCCTTGCAAAATTGTATTCAACGGATGAAAGTATGGTGTCTCTCACTGCTGCACGAGGAACATTGGGATATATTGCTCCAGAAttgttctataaaaatattggaGGTGTCTCATATAAAgctgatgtttatagttttggaatgttgttaATGGAGATGGTGGGGAGAAGAAAGAATGTGAATGCAAATGCAGCACACTCgagtcaaatatattttccatcATGGATTTATGACAGATATGATCAAGGGGATAACATAGACTTGGGAGATGCCACTGAAGATGAAAACAAGCTTGTTAGGAAAATGGTGATAGTTGCACTATGGTGTATACAGATGAAGCCTATAGACCGTCCTTCAATGAGCAAAGCTTTAGAGATGTTGGAAGGAGAGGTTGAGCTATTAGAAATGCCTCCGAAGCCTACTCTATACTCTGAGGAAATGTTAGTTGAGGATCATATGAGCAATCCAATAGAAGCACCAATTTCCTTGTGCAATTCCATGGGTACAATTACATTAGATGGAAAGTAA
- the LOC100253173 gene encoding LEAF RUST 10 DISEASE-RESISTANCE LOCUS RECEPTOR-LIKE PROTEIN KINASE-like 2.3 isoform X1: MLREAQLVGVGLMTVVIHACFLSVCVAKHHKYQICSPSSCGDMRNISYPFRLQDDPPSCGYPEYELICENNRTMINLHGGKYNGKYLVTQINYHNYTIRVVDPGRKKDNCWISSPLNSIGAYLPYYESPYHLPSEWSAAYFPPSESMFYTIVLMNCEQSIRDDNYIPIIPCNTTGSSSSSPTYAYAVVGEYVSVGDIPYSCTIGTSIIIQPLKSLREPSNLSMSDLQNYMLLGLQLSFLELFCDRQCEMKGRYCYRINVTGNVGFRCYGSRNEHIPDTSEKNWLWKFITNDLFLPFIRGLLSPKTLKFRGLQEEIGNCGYYPCNIPMIGGWILRIIVIGRTMLGMLCLFAYLIYKFHRRHLSLDDSIEEFLRSQKNLQPIKYSYSDIKKMTHNFANKLGQGGFGSVYKGKLRSGRIVAVKVLVMSKANGQDFINEVATIGRIHHVNVVRLVGFCVQGSKWALIYDFMPNGSLDKFIFLKEENNTFLSWERLYKVALGVGRGIEYLHQGCDMQILHFDIKPHNILLDEDFTPKVSDFGLAKLYSTDESMVSLTAARGTLGYIAPELFYKNIGGVSYKADVYSFGMLLMEMVGRRKNVNANAAHSSQIYFPSWIYDRYDQGDNIDLGDATEDENKLVRKMVIVALWCIQMKPIDRPSMSKALEMLEGEVELLEMPPKPTLYSEEMLVEDHMSNPIEAPISLCNSMGTITLDGK; encoded by the exons ATGTTAAGGGAGGCACAACTCGTGGGAGTAGGCCTCATGACAGTAGTCATCCATGCCTGCTTCCTTTCAGTTTGTGTTGCTAAGCATCACAAGTACCAGATATGCAGCCCCTCTTCCTGCGGAGATATGAGGAACATTTCCTACCCTTTTCGATTACAAGACGATCCCCCCAGCTGCGGTTACCCTGAGTATGAATTGATTTGTGAAAACAATCGTACTATGATAAACCTTCATGGTGGGAAATACAATGGGAAATACTTAGTTACCCAGATCAACTACCATAATTATACAATTCGGGTAGTGGATCCTGGGCGAAAGAAGGACAACTGTTGGATCTCCAGTCCTCTTAATTCCATTGGTGCATATTTGCCTTATTATGAATCTCCATATCATTTGCCTTCTGAATGGAGTGCTGCTTATTTTCCGCCTTCTGAATCAATGTTCTATACAATAGTTTTGATGAACTGTGAGCAGTCAATCAGGGATGACAACTACATTCCTATAATTCCATGCAACACTACAGgctcttcctcttcctcaccAACATACGCTTATGCAGTTGTCGGAGAATATGTGTCGGTGGGAGATATTCCGTATTCATGCACCATTGGCACATCTATTATTATTCAACCGTTGAAGTCACTTCGAGAGCCCAGCAATCTTTCGATGTCAGATTTGCAAAATTATATGCTTCTGGGGCTTCAGCTTTCATTTTTGGAACTCTTCTGCGACCGCCAATGCGAAATGAAAGGGCGATATTGCTACCGCATAAATGTCACTGGGAATGTCGGCTTTCGATGCTACGGATCAAGGAACGAACATATCCCGGACACTTCAGAGAAAAATT GGCTTTGGAAGTTTATAACCAATGATTTATTCCTTCCCTTTATTA GGGGGTTGCTTTCTCCCAAAACCTTAAAATTCCGAG GACTTCAAGAAGAAATTGGTAATTGCGGATACTATCCCTGCAACATCCCGATGATTG GCGGCTGGATACTGCGTATTATTG TCATAGGAAGGACTATGCTCGGGATGTTGTGTCTATTCGCCTATTTGATTTACAAGTTCCACCGGAGACATCTATCATTAGATGATAGCATTGAAGAATTCTTACGGAGTCAAAAAAATCTCCAACCCATCAAGTACTCGTATTCAGACATAAAGAAGATGACTCATAACTTTGCGAATAAATTAGGTCAAGGAGGTTTTGGCTCTGTATATAAAGGAAAACTTCGAAGTGGTCGCATTGTAGCTGTGAAAGTGCTGGTCATGTCAAAAGCTAATGGACAAGATTTCATCAATGAGGTTGCAACAATAGGAAGAATTCACCATGTTAATGTGGTGAGACTTGTAGGATTTTGTGTACAGGGATCAAAATGGGCACTTATATATGACTTCATGCCCAATGGTTCTCTtgataagtttatttttcttaaagaagaaaataacacttttttaaGCTGGGAAAGGTTGTATAAGGTTGCACTTGGAGTGGGGCGTGGGATTGAATACTTACATCAAGGTTGTGACATGCAAATTCTacattttgatatcaagccacacaatattcttcttgatgaagaCTTTACACcaaaagtttcagattttggCCTTGCAAAATTGTATTCAACGGATGAAAGTATGGTGTCTCTCACTGCTGCACGAGGAACATTGGGATATATTGCTCCAGAAttgttctataaaaatattggaGGTGTCTCATATAAAgctgatgtttatagttttggaatgttgttaATGGAGATGGTGGGGAGAAGAAAGAATGTGAATGCAAATGCAGCACACTCgagtcaaatatattttccatcATGGATTTATGACAGATATGATCAAGGGGATAACATAGACTTGGGAGATGCCACTGAAGATGAAAACAAGCTTGTTAGGAAAATGGTGATAGTTGCACTATGGTGTATACAGATGAAGCCTATAGACCGTCCTTCAATGAGCAAAGCTTTAGAGATGTTGGAAGGAGAGGTTGAGCTATTAGAAATGCCTCCGAAGCCTACTCTATACTCTGAGGAAATGTTAGTTGAGGATCATATGAGCAATCCAATAGAAGCACCAATTTCCTTGTGCAATTCCATGGGTACAATTACATTAGATGGAAAGTAA